The Neisseria sicca genome includes a window with the following:
- a CDS encoding TonB family protein — protein sequence MNKERILTPAVVISVVLIHAGLVALLWQAHKPPVPEMMNIEFVDLADLGGDGGGDGSPEGEGAPAAPEKTPEPEQPKPRPKPKPVEPPKPIIKPVVTKKEDADIQQPKEKPKPVEKPKPEPKPEPKPEPKPEPRPEPKPEPKTESKPAPQASEYTGTKTGPNTAENGKGSGEGKALHGEGKGSGGGTKGTGSGRGEGSGSGSGGAKGEHGSGTGSGGGAGGGGGSGGPPAIVDKGFLPTPAYPPLSLENGEEGIVHLSILVQPGGKVVKVTVTKSSGFQRLDNAARKAATAAGSRYPTNRLTEYRGKINFQLQ from the coding sequence ATGAATAAAGAACGAATTTTAACTCCAGCAGTCGTCATCTCGGTGGTTTTAATCCACGCGGGTTTGGTCGCGTTGTTATGGCAAGCACACAAGCCGCCTGTGCCGGAAATGATGAATATTGAGTTTGTCGATTTGGCAGATTTGGGTGGTGATGGTGGCGGGGACGGTAGTCCTGAAGGCGAAGGTGCACCGGCAGCTCCGGAAAAGACGCCTGAGCCTGAACAACCAAAGCCAAGGCCAAAACCTAAGCCGGTTGAGCCTCCAAAGCCTATCATCAAGCCGGTGGTGACGAAAAAAGAGGATGCTGATATCCAGCAGCCTAAAGAGAAGCCGAAGCCGGTTGAAAAACCGAAGCCCGAACCTAAGCCGGAACCCAAACCTGAGCCTAAACCAGAGCCACGCCCAGAGCCTAAGCCTGAACCTAAAACAGAATCCAAACCTGCGCCTCAAGCCTCGGAATACACCGGTACTAAAACCGGTCCGAATACTGCGGAAAACGGAAAAGGCAGTGGAGAAGGTAAGGCTCTTCACGGTGAGGGTAAAGGAAGTGGTGGCGGTACGAAAGGTACCGGCAGCGGACGCGGTGAAGGCAGTGGATCAGGAAGCGGCGGTGCCAAAGGTGAACATGGATCAGGTACCGGTAGCGGCGGAGGCGCCGGGGGTGGAGGTGGAAGCGGCGGTCCTCCTGCCATTGTAGATAAAGGTTTCCTCCCTACTCCGGCTTATCCGCCTCTCTCTCTAGAAAACGGAGAGGAAGGGATAGTGCATTTATCTATTCTTGTTCAACCCGGTGGTAAGGTTGTAAAAGTTACCGTAACTAAAAGTAGCGGATTCCAACGTTTAGATAATGCAGCAAGGAAGGCAGCTACTGCCGCCGGCAGCCGATACCCCACAAACCGTTTGACAGAATACCGAGGTAAAATTAATTTCCAACTTCAGTAA
- the yihA gene encoding ribosome biogenesis GTP-binding protein YihA/YsxC, producing the protein MNLFQNAKFFTTVNHLKDLPDTPAEIAFVGRSNAGKSSAINTLTNHVRLAYVSKTPGRTQHINFFELSNGSFMVDLPGYGYAQVPEAIRTHWVKLLGDYLQQRRQLIGLVLIMDARHPLKELDLRMLDFFHITGRPVHILLSKADKLSKNEQIKTLGSVKKSLKPYMTRQRISVQLFSSLKKQGIEEVNQVVGAWFATHQEEMDNLNIGNPENSESL; encoded by the coding sequence ATGAACCTCTTTCAGAACGCCAAATTCTTCACTACCGTCAACCATCTCAAAGACCTGCCCGACACACCTGCAGAAATCGCATTTGTCGGACGAAGCAACGCAGGCAAATCCAGCGCGATCAATACCCTGACCAACCATGTCCGGCTCGCCTACGTTTCCAAAACGCCGGGACGGACCCAACACATCAATTTCTTCGAATTGAGCAACGGCAGCTTCATGGTCGATTTGCCGGGTTACGGCTATGCACAAGTTCCCGAAGCCATCCGCACGCATTGGGTCAAACTCTTGGGCGACTACCTTCAACAACGGCGCCAGCTCATCGGCTTGGTGTTGATTATGGATGCGCGCCACCCATTGAAAGAGCTGGATTTGCGGATGCTGGACTTTTTCCACATCACCGGCCGCCCTGTGCATATTTTGTTGTCGAAAGCCGACAAGCTGTCGAAAAACGAGCAAATCAAAACTTTAGGCTCAGTCAAAAAATCGCTCAAACCCTATATGACCCGTCAACGCATCAGCGTACAACTATTTTCCAGCCTTAAAAAGCAAGGCATCGAAGAAGTCAACCAAGTCGTCGGAGCATGGTTTGCTACGCATCAAGAAGAAATGGACAACTTGAATATCGGAAATCCGGAAAATTCGGAGTCATTGTAA
- a CDS encoding ExbD/TolR family protein, with protein MAFGSMNSGDDAPMSDINVTPLVDVMLVLLIVFMITMPVLTHSIPLELPTASEKAAKQKEKQPKDPLRLTIDANGSYYVGGDSATKVDIDTVISRLKTEKQENADTIVAIAADKAVEYEYVNKALEAAREAGISKIGFVTETKAQ; from the coding sequence ATGGCATTCGGTTCAATGAATTCCGGCGATGACGCGCCGATGTCGGACATTAACGTTACGCCCTTGGTCGATGTGATGCTGGTGTTATTGATTGTTTTCATGATCACCATGCCTGTATTGACCCACTCGATTCCTTTGGAATTGCCGACCGCTTCGGAAAAAGCGGCAAAGCAGAAGGAGAAGCAGCCTAAAGATCCGCTGCGACTGACGATAGATGCCAACGGCAGCTACTATGTCGGTGGTGATTCTGCGACTAAAGTCGATATTGATACGGTGATTTCACGTTTGAAAACCGAGAAGCAGGAAAATGCGGATACGATCGTAGCAATTGCGGCTGATAAAGCAGTCGAGTACGAATACGTCAATAAGGCGCTCGAAGCTGCGCGTGAAGCCGGTATCAGTAAAATCGGCTTTGTAACTGAAACTAAGGCGCAATAG
- a CDS encoding MotA/TolQ/ExbB proton channel family protein, producing the protein MDLKLVFESGDFVLISVFVLMLLMSIVTWCLIILRTIKLKKAKSANAEVKTQMLNAFTLPEAVQKVKSIDSPMSRVADESLRAYQSYRQSNAKTLTTELPLNEYLVIQIRNSMEQAMRQFDYGMTALASIGATAPFIGLFGTVWGIYHALINIGQSGQMSIAAVAGPIGEALVSTAAGLFVAIPAVLAYNFLNRGKKTLSQDMDAFAHDLHVRLLNQKD; encoded by the coding sequence ATGGATTTGAAATTAGTGTTTGAATCAGGCGATTTCGTCCTGATCAGTGTATTCGTACTGATGCTGTTGATGAGCATTGTTACTTGGTGTCTGATTATCCTGCGCACTATCAAACTGAAAAAAGCCAAAAGTGCCAATGCTGAAGTGAAAACGCAAATGCTGAATGCTTTTACGCTGCCAGAGGCGGTACAGAAAGTGAAGAGCATTGATTCACCAATGAGCCGTGTCGCGGACGAATCTTTGCGCGCTTACCAAAGCTATCGTCAAAGCAATGCGAAAACACTTACTACCGAGCTGCCTTTGAATGAATACCTCGTCATTCAAATCCGAAACAGCATGGAGCAAGCTATGCGCCAGTTTGACTACGGTATGACTGCTTTGGCATCCATTGGTGCAACCGCTCCGTTTATCGGCTTGTTCGGTACGGTTTGGGGAATTTACCATGCTTTAATCAATATCGGTCAAAGCGGGCAAATGAGTATTGCCGCCGTTGCCGGTCCGATTGGTGAGGCGCTGGTATCCACTGCTGCCGGTTTGTTTGTCGCCATTCCTGCTGTTTTGGCGTACAACTTCCTCAATCGCGGTAAGAAAACCCTCTCTCAAGATATGGACGCTTTTGCACACGATTTGCACGTCCGTCTGCTGAATCAAAAGGACTAA